Sequence from the Candidatus Thermoplasmatota archaeon genome:
ACTTGGACGACTATCGTTTGCGTACCAATCGTTGTTTTACTAATCTATGTTTTTTCTATGTATCTCGTGTAAAAAGAATATTATAGTTTTTTCAAAATAAGTTCAGCAGCTTTTTTACCAGACAAAAGCATACCACCAAATATCGGTCCCATACGTGGTGCACCATAAACAGCATTAGCACCCATACCAGCAACAAACAGACCAGGATAAACCTCTTTAGTATTTTCAACAACTGTTTTCTCACCAATCTCTGCACACATAGATTTTTCTTCCTCAATTTTTCCACTAGGTGTATTAAGCCTGCCAACCTTTCTCATCACAATTCTACAAACCTCAGCAGCATGACCTGTTGCATCAATACAGTATTTTGCACGTATAGACAGCGGATCAACATGCAGACCAGCCATTCCAACAGGGCTCCAATTTATTACAAAACCATTCACCCTTTTTTTATCAATTAGTACATCCTCAACAGAAATCGCGTTGAAAACTCTGGCACCAGCATCAATTGCAGACGAACAAAGCTTTGTGATTGCCTCTATAGAATCAGCACTATAATACCCATCTTTCTCATCCTTTATTTTTATTTTTGCTTCCTCAAGAATGTGTTTAGATTCCCCTTGAACAACAATAACTGGAAACGTCATACCACCACCCCACATACCACCACCAACAGAAAGTTTACGCTCAAAAACTACAACCTTTTTACCAGCTTTAGCCAAATATCTAGCAGCAGTTAAACCAGCAGGACCAGCACCAGCAATAGCAACATCAACCTCGAAGCAATCCTTAAACTCTTTTGAGAAACGGTCGAATATAACCCTTGTTACAACAATATCATCAATCCCCATAAACAAAGCCTCATAGCGACTATGAATTAACCTAAGCTTATTAAATATACCGCTAACAATTTATACCCTACAATCTTGTCAGTTTTTTTGTGTTAACAATCAGAAAATTTCAACCAGATGACATGTTTTCAATAGTAAAACTAGCATCCGAGACACTAACGGAAAACTACAACCCAAGCATATTCAACTATTTCTACGAAACATTCCCAGATGGAATATGGGTAGCAGAGAAATTAAACAAAATAATCGGGTTTATCATAGGAGTAAAAACAGGTGAAGAAAAAGGACGCATACTAATGCTATCAGTAGAAGAAAAAAACAGGAGACAAAACATAGGTACCACTCTATTAAAAAACCTACTTAGCGAACTTGTTAAACACAATGTTAAATACATCGAACTAGAAGTTAGAACCGATAACAAAAAAGCAATACAGTTCTATCAGAAACATGGTTTTAGAATAGTTGACACAATAAAAAATTTTTATCAAAACGGGGAAAACGCTTACCTCATGACAAAGATCATCTAACTTCGTTTCAATTCTTCTTTTTCTTTGTTTGTCATGAACCTTGTTGCCATCTGATCAAGTCTATTAGAAATCTTCTCTAAACCAGGGTGATTGTTATTTGACAGAAGATCAGCTATACCTTTACTAAGAGCAAAAACCGCAAGTTTATGTTCCCGTTTAGACTTGTATACCTGATATGGTGTAACATTCAGTTTTTGATAGTACGCAAACTCCTCCCCCCCATTGTTCTTAACCATGCATTCAAGATGTGTTTTCAATTGTAGCAAGAAAGTGTGGAGTTGTATTAATTCATCTTTCTGCATTATAATACCCGTCCAATTCCTCAAACAGTAAATTATAACTAAATAATACAAAGGCTTTTTATTATTTTCCATCAGCTTTTTATAACTTGTTTTTGAGATCAACAACTACAGCATCGTTGTTGACATGGGGAAAATTTAAAAAAAAAAGATGAGGGGGTTGTTATTCCAGATCTTTTTTTGTCAATACTCTAACTGATGTAGGCATTTTCACTACATTGCCCCTCTTCATACCAATTATTTCTTTAACGTTCTTACTGTCAGCTATATCTAGTAGCCTCTGTGTTATTATACCATCGAATATAACCACGGCTATGTTGTCGCTTTTTTTCAACGCGTCTGTTAACTCCCTAACAGGTATTTTTTTGATTTCTTTGTTGTTTTTATCAAATAACACTGCTTTTAAAGAACCTGCTATTTCTTCTAGTACCGCACCATATTTTTTCTGTTCCTCTGTTATAATTTTTGGTTTTTCTTCTTCTACTATTTCCTCTGTTTTTTGTCTCATAGTTTTTTCTTCTTCTTTTTCTTTCTCAACCATCTCTCGGATCATAATTTCTTTTCTGTCTTTGCTTTCTTTATCTTTTTCGTATTTTATGTCATACATCTCAGCATATTGCTCAGCTGGTATCTTGTTTTTCAATGCTTTCGTTATAAGTTTCTGTGGTATTTCTTCTACTTCTCTTGTTTGTGGTGCTCTTGCTACAAAGTCTATGTCAGCTGTTTGCAGTAATTCTTTTAGTATTAGTTCGCCGCCTCTATCTCCATCTACAAAGGCTGTTGTTACTCTCTCTTTGGTTAAATCTATAACTGTTTTTGGTATGTTTGTTCCTCCGACTGCTATAACGTTTTTAATACCATATTTCAGCAGATTGAGTACATCACGTCTGCCCTCTACAACAATTATTGAATCACTTTTGTCAACATTTGGTCCTGCTGGGCAGTGGTCTGGTCCATAGTGTATTATCTCTTCAACTTGTACCGCTTGTCTAACATTATCTGTTATGCTTTCTCCTTCTATTTTGCTTTCTTCTATCACCTTGTTTAGTATTTCTTTTGCTCTTTCGATAACCTTTTTTCTTCTTACTACTCTTACATCCTCTACTTCCTCGGTGGTTATTGTTGCTTTGCACGGCCCTACCCGGTCTATGCTCTCAAATGCTGCTGCGAGTATGACTGTTTCTACTTTGTCAAGTGATGTGGGTAGTGTTATGACTCCTTCGCTTTTACCATTTTTAGAGTCGAGTTCTACCTCTATTCTCCCTACTCTTGCTGATCTTTGTAATTCTCTTAAGTCTAATTCGTCGCCTAAAAGTCCTTCAGTTTGCCCAAATATAGCTCCGACTACATCTGATTTTTCTATTATGCCTTCTGCTTTTATACGAGCCTTAATCAAGTATTTTGTTGTTGCTGGATCTATAACCATAATTTTTTCACCTCAATTTCATATTATCTTCATATCATCCTTTTTGAAAAATAGCACCTTCATCCGCTTTGTAGCAAATTTAGGTGTAAATCCTAATTATTGCATTTTTTGATTCCAATCATTTAGATGATCCATATCATGCGGGTAAATGAATTAATCCTTAATTTTGATTAACACATTCAAATTTTGTGCTATTTTTCTTTTAAATTTATTAATTTGTTATTGCAACAATATATTAGGCTTGCGCCATATTTAAATGTTATGCCTATATTCACATAAATTCACATAAGAGTTGGTTTTAGAAATGAAAGAGAAGATATACATTGGGGTGGCATGGCCATATGCAAACGGGTCGCTTCATCTTGGACATATAGCTGGTTGTTATCTACCAGCTGATATATTCGCACGCTACAACAGAATGGTTGGTAGAGACGTTTTAATGGTTTCTGGTAGTGACGAGCATGGTACACCTATAACTATCACTGCTGAGAACGAGAAGACTACACCCAAAGCAATTGTTGATCGCTACCACGCGGAACACGCAACAAACATGAAACAGCTCGGTATATCCTTTGATTTGTTTACTCGTACCACTACAGAGAACCATGAGAAAACCGTACAAGAAATCTTTTTAGAGTTGTATCAAAAAAAATATATTTACAAAAAAAGTGTTGATGCTTTTTATTGCAAAAACTGTGAACGTTTTTTACCTGATCGCTATGTTGAGGGGACATGTCCTCATTGTTCTTATGATACGGCACGTGGTGATCAATGCGATAACTGTGGGAAACTATTAGATACCTTTGAGTTGAAAAATGTTCGATGTAAAATTTGTGGTGGAACACCAGTTGTTCAAAAAACCGAACACCTTTTTTTTGCTCTGAGTGCATTTGAGAAGAAGTTGTTAGACTGGATTAAGGATAAAAATTATTGGAAGTCAAACGTGTTAAAGTTTACTAATAACTGGTTGCAGAATGGTTTAAAGGATCGTGCTATAACTAGAGATATTAATTGGGGTGTTCGTGTTCCGGTTTTTGGTTTCGAAAACAAGAGGATCTATGTTTGGTTTGATGCTGTTATTGGTTATCTTTCAGCGAGTAAAGAATGGTCCAAGAAACATTATAAACCTGCAAAGTGGGAGGAGTGGTGGAAAAACCCGAAGGCGAAACATTATTATTTTTTAGCAAAAGACAACATCCCGTTTCATTCAATTATCTGGCCATGTATCCTTATGGGTTACGATGAATCTTTGAATCTCCCCTATGATCTTCCTGCTAACGAGTACCTCATGTTGAAGGGTGAACAGTTTTCTAAAAGTAGGGGTGTTGGTATCTGGGTTCCTGAGATTCTGCAACGTTTCGATGCAGATGTAATCAGATATTATTTGTCTATTAATATGCCTGAGAATAAGGATACGAACTGGTTATGGGATGATTTTGTGGCAAAAAACAATGATGAGCTTGTTGGGACATATGGTAATTTTGTTCATAGGGTTGTTACGTTTACGCATAATGCTTTTGGTAAAATCCCTGAAAAAGGTAAGTTAAATGATTTAGATGAAAAGGCGATTAAAAAAATTGAGGAAACCTATAAAGAAGTGGGTGAATCAATAGACGGTTGCAGCTTCAAAAAAGGTCTTAGATCAGCTATGAATCTTGCCCAGTTCGGTAATGTTTATTTTAATCAGAATAAACCCTGGGAGCTCATAAAATCAGACAGGGAGCGTTGCGGCACTGTGTTACATGTTTGTTTGAGGATTGTGCAGGCGTTGGCTGTTTTTATGGCACCGTATCTACCTTTTTCATCTGATGAGATATGGAGGATGCTTGGTAATAAAGAATCTGTACATATAGTTAGTTGGGATTCTGCTTTGAATGAAATAAATGTTGGTAGTCCTATTGAAAAACCAAAACCGTTATTTAAGAAACTAGTGTTGGATGATTTTATGGTTGGTACCGATCCGTTTTCAAAGCTTGATTTACGTGTTGCAAAGGTTGTTGATGTTAAGGATCACCCGCAGGCAGATACTTTGTATTTGTTACAGGTTGATCTCGGTGCATTTGGTAAACGTGTTATTGTAGCTGGTATGAAACCTTACTATAAACATGATGAAATCAAGGGTAAATCTATCGTGGTTGTTGCTAACCTTAAACCCGCGAAGATACGTGGTGTTGAATCTAAAGGTATGCTTCTAGCTGCTGAGGATACAGATAAAGTGGTTTCGTTGTTGAACCCTGGTGATGCAAATCCTGGTTCAAGGATAACTGTTGAAGGTATACCGCATGAACCAGTTAGTACTCTAGAGTTTGAGGATTTCAAAAAAGTTGAAATGGTAATTGGGGATAACCAGGAAGCAACCTATCATGGTAAGAATCTAATGAGTGAAAAAGGTAAGGTTGTTTCAGACAGAACTGTTAAAAAGGGAGCAAAGATACTATAAAAAAAATTTTGGGGAGAAAAACGTATGAAAGTTGTTACTGACACCAAGTTACCACTTAAGGTTTTTAAAAAAGGCAAGGTTAGGGATGTTTATGAATGCAACGATAACCTTCTACTAGTTGTGACCGATCGTATATCTGCTTTTGATCATGTTTTACCTGATCCGATACCATTTAAGGGTGTTTGTCTCACGCAGATTTCTCGTTTCTGGTTTGATTTTTTTGGGGATATAATTCCTAGTCATCTTATTTCTGCTGATATCTCTGATTTCCCATGTGATGTTAGAGAGTATAATGATTTGTTGTATGGTAGAAGTATGTTGGTTAAAAAGGCTGAGGTTTTTCCTGTTGAGTGTATAGTGCGTGGTTATATTTCTGGTTCTGCTTGGGAGTCGTACAAAAAAGATGGTACTGTTTGTGGCATAAAATTACCTGGTGGTCTTATGGAATCTGACAAGTTTAGCAGCCCTTTGTTTACTCCTTCTACAAAGGCTAAAAGTGGTCATGATATCAATATTTCTTTTGATGAGATGAAAAAACTAGTGGGTGATGATGTTGCTGAGGAAATAAAGAGGTTGTCTGTAGATATTTACGAGAGAGCATCCAGCTATGCTCGTGAAAAAGGTATTATTATTGCTGATACAAAGTTTGAGTTCGGCATGATTGATGGCCGTATTGCTATTGTTGATGAGTTGTTAACACCTGATTCTTCTCGTTTCTGGCCTGCTGATAAATATGAGCCTGGTAGAAGTCAGCCTAGTTTTGATAAACAGTATGTA
This genomic interval carries:
- the dnaG gene encoding DNA primase DnaG yields the protein MVIDPATTKYLIKARIKAEGIIEKSDVVGAIFGQTEGLLGDELDLRELQRSARVGRIEVELDSKNGKSEGVITLPTSLDKVETVILAAAFESIDRVGPCKATITTEEVEDVRVVRRKKVIERAKEILNKVIEESKIEGESITDNVRQAVQVEEIIHYGPDHCPAGPNVDKSDSIIVVEGRRDVLNLLKYGIKNVIAVGGTNIPKTVIDLTKERVTTAFVDGDRGGELILKELLQTADIDFVARAPQTREVEEIPQKLITKALKNKIPAEQYAEMYDIKYEKDKESKDRKEIMIREMVEKEKEEEKTMRQKTEEIVEEEKPKIITEEQKKYGAVLEEIAGSLKAVLFDKNNKEIKKIPVRELTDALKKSDNIAVVIFDGIITQRLLDIADSKNVKEIIGMKRGNVVKMPTSVRVLTKKDLE
- a CDS encoding UPF0058 family protein, with product MQKDELIQLHTFLLQLKTHLECMVKNNGGEEFAYYQKLNVTPYQVYKSKREHKLAVFALSKGIADLLSNNNHPGLEKISNRLDQMATRFMTNKEKEELKRS
- the metG gene encoding methionine--tRNA ligase; this translates as MKEKIYIGVAWPYANGSLHLGHIAGCYLPADIFARYNRMVGRDVLMVSGSDEHGTPITITAENEKTTPKAIVDRYHAEHATNMKQLGISFDLFTRTTTENHEKTVQEIFLELYQKKYIYKKSVDAFYCKNCERFLPDRYVEGTCPHCSYDTARGDQCDNCGKLLDTFELKNVRCKICGGTPVVQKTEHLFFALSAFEKKLLDWIKDKNYWKSNVLKFTNNWLQNGLKDRAITRDINWGVRVPVFGFENKRIYVWFDAVIGYLSASKEWSKKHYKPAKWEEWWKNPKAKHYYFLAKDNIPFHSIIWPCILMGYDESLNLPYDLPANEYLMLKGEQFSKSRGVGIWVPEILQRFDADVIRYYLSINMPENKDTNWLWDDFVAKNNDELVGTYGNFVHRVVTFTHNAFGKIPEKGKLNDLDEKAIKKIEETYKEVGESIDGCSFKKGLRSAMNLAQFGNVYFNQNKPWELIKSDRERCGTVLHVCLRIVQALAVFMAPYLPFSSDEIWRMLGNKESVHIVSWDSALNEINVGSPIEKPKPLFKKLVLDDFMVGTDPFSKLDLRVAKVVDVKDHPQADTLYLLQVDLGAFGKRVIVAGMKPYYKHDEIKGKSIVVVANLKPAKIRGVESKGMLLAAEDTDKVVSLLNPGDANPGSRITVEGIPHEPVSTLEFEDFKKVEMVIGDNQEATYHGKNLMSEKGKVVSDRTVKKGAKIL
- a CDS encoding sulfide-dependent adenosine diphosphate thiazole synthase, whose amino-acid sequence is MGIDDIVVTRVIFDRFSKEFKDCFEVDVAIAGAGPAGLTAARYLAKAGKKVVVFERKLSVGGGMWGGGMTFPVIVVQGESKHILEEAKIKIKDEKDGYYSADSIEAITKLCSSAIDAGARVFNAISVEDVLIDKKRVNGFVINWSPVGMAGLHVDPLSIRAKYCIDATGHAAEVCRIVMRKVGRLNTPSGKIEEEKSMCAEIGEKTVVENTKEVYPGLFVAGMGANAVYGAPRMGPIFGGMLLSGKKAAELILKKL
- a CDS encoding phosphoribosylaminoimidazolesuccinocarboxamide synthase, with the translated sequence MKVVTDTKLPLKVFKKGKVRDVYECNDNLLLVVTDRISAFDHVLPDPIPFKGVCLTQISRFWFDFFGDIIPSHLISADISDFPCDVREYNDLLYGRSMLVKKAEVFPVECIVRGYISGSAWESYKKDGTVCGIKLPGGLMESDKFSSPLFTPSTKAKSGHDINISFDEMKKLVGDDVAEEIKRLSVDIYERASSYAREKGIIIADTKFEFGMIDGRIAIVDELLTPDSSRFWPADKYEPGRSQPSFDKQYVRDYLISTGWDRDSTPPHLPKNVILETQKKYIEAYERLTGEKFTFKH
- the rimI gene encoding ribosomal protein S18-alanine N-acetyltransferase, translated to MLTIRKFQPDDMFSIVKLASETLTENYNPSIFNYFYETFPDGIWVAEKLNKIIGFIIGVKTGEEKGRILMLSVEEKNRRQNIGTTLLKNLLSELVKHNVKYIELEVRTDNKKAIQFYQKHGFRIVDTIKNFYQNGENAYLMTKII